The Lactuca sativa cultivar Salinas chromosome 2, Lsat_Salinas_v11, whole genome shotgun sequence genome includes the window CATGTCGTGGTTCGTAATTTGCACCAACAGCCCACATAAAACTCTCCACCAACCTGTCTCGAGCAAAGCTGAACTTCTTGTCCCAACCTAGATCATTCCACCACCTATACCAACAGTTTGACTTAAACAACACAGAACAAGCAGTAATAGGCGATcgataaacaaataatatatacaTAAAGATTAATACACCTTGATGAGTACTTTAGATCTTCTTGGTGTATCCCTTGCAACACGTTGAAATCCAATTCAGCAAGCTCTAACAACAACGAATTCTTGTCGCTTCTCGTCTTGTATGCTTCTATAAACCATATTGCCTCAAATCTTTGAGGCCTCCAAAGCAATGGAAGCTCCAAGGCATGGCTTATTAACATCACCAGACATTGATCGTTACCTATGCTATTCTTCTCTAGCATCTCTTTCAGGCATTGGCGAGTAAGCTCTCTGGCTTCATCCAATATACTTTCATCCTCGACAGCAAGAAAGGAAGCCTCATACAAGTTAAGCATTCCGACAATGTCCTCTCGTAACTGGGCCTTGATATTTCCGGTTTCATCCCTAATGTCCTCAAATATTTCTTCACAATAAAACCAACAATTATATATAAGGATCTATCTCATGGTTGTTGCTTTATTATGCTTTCTTATTTATATCCGAAGtttattaaaaacaaaaagtGAGAAAGGATGTACGTACGTAACAAATAACAAGGAGTCAAGTACCTTGAGGGATAAGATAGCCGTGTTGTCTCAAGAGTCTAAAGCCAAGGGCTTTAAGGTTCAAATCAGATTTGTTCCACTTCTCTTGAGAGTCAAAGTAGCAATGGTATAGAATCTTCAAGACACTATTGATTTTATACTCGAAGTGATAAGATACTCCAAGCCTCTGCAGATCATCAACGAATTTAAGTGTACTCAAAGGGTCCTGCACTGCAGCATCTTCAGAAATCATCATCTTCACCTCTTCCTTCAAACTGAGAGACCTTGTCTCATATTCTTCACCCTATATATACGAACAAAAAGAATTGCAATTCATTCTCAATGGAATCATTGGCACATGGATGTGATTAGCTTGCATGtaagatatatatatacacacacacactaaagaaCAACTTACCACATAGTTGTTAGTCAGTGACTGGAGATACTCATAAGACCAGAGCGAAGGGGGGTAGTTTGCGGATCGTCTAACAATGGGTGCATTAGTAGTTACAGCCATGGTTGTGGGTTGTGTTGTCAAATATTGTTTTTGAAATCCTCCCATATAATTTCTTATCCTTCTATGATTAGAAGTTGGACTAAAAGGAAGACTCATGCAGTAAATGCAAATTGAACCCATTGCAAAAGATGAGAGTACAAAAGAATGGCTTCGTGGTATAATATATCGCGGGATGataaaaatcttaaaaaaaaactctttttTAAGGGAGGACTCACGTTTGCTTGGTGGTATATATAGTATATTGCTTGAGTTAAAGCCGTAAACCACCCATATATATAGAAACGCACTGCATATTTCGGTTTAGATTTTAGAAGTTTCGTGTTGCGGTTTGTCAAACCACTTATGCGGATCGTTTTATGGTTTTGACTACAAATTGCACCACATCTCAGCACCACCAACACCTCTATGcagataatttttaattttagtaCAACAAATTACTTTTTTATCATAGAAAATACAATAACTTTTTCAGCGATACAATAAGGTGCCGTGGAATCCATTAAAATTAGAAAGAATTAAAATCCAATTACTAACACTTTCCTATGTTTTGTTGAGGTTTTGAAAATAAATTGATTGCtaattatatcattttatattaTTTCAATTTTATTTCTAGCAAAATACGAACTTAGATTCATCTTTCATTTTTTCCTTAAATGGTACCAAGACTTACCCCAttggaaaaaaaatattaaaaaaatgaaaagtagACAATCTTTGCTACCAAAGGGCTTCTACCCATCGGTATCCGGTGTTGTCCCCTCTCCTTGAAATCGATGGTTCAAGTCTCACTGTGAACATAAGTTGAATAATTTAAGAATAGTTTAATGTATACTTATATTTGTTGTTCCAAAAAAAAGACATTCTTTGGTGATCTAGTTGGTGACCACCCTCGGCTTACTCTAGCTTGTATATAAATATTTCCCAGGTGACCAACTTTGGTAAAGAGAATCCATTAGTTTTTATACCAAAAACTAACTTTTGTTAATAAGGGCGCGTTTCGGATTGTTTTTATACCAAAAACTAACTTTTGTCTTATAGCTTTTTGCAAAagaatgatttaaaatgtttttgGATTATCTTTTGAGGTACCAAAGCCTAAAAaatcaaaagtaaaaaaaaaaatcacaatttctagCTTTTAAAATCACTCCTTTTTCTTCTTGTCAAAAAGTCATTCTAAAAATACTTTTAGAATTGCAAAACACATTTTCAAACTTTTAACTTTTTAGAAAAGCTaaatgtaacgtccgtagatccgggtTAAGGATGAGCATACGACCCGtgggaccggaccggaccggaaaaAAATCGGGACAGGACCGAACCGGATTATCATATTAATGGACCGGTTTTCGGGTTTGAGTTTTATCaataatcgggtttcgggtttggaCCGGACCGTACCGAATTAAAGGATTTAACCCGGACCGGACCGGAAAactaaaaattatttatttatttatttattttatcgaCAAACGGTAAGCGAGAATTACTAAAATAAAAAAAGTGTTGTCCGATTGAATTGATTCGGCCTCTCCTGTGGATCACATTATAGTGTCAATTTTTTTTGTTTCGACCTCTTCTCTTGATCGTATTATGGTGTCGATTTTTTTTCTCGAAAAACCAAAAGTTATTTTCCTActacatttttttaataaaaatagtgTAGTTTTTTTAAAtagtattttttaa containing:
- the LOC111916241 gene encoding R-linalool synthase QH1, chloroplastic isoform X1, whose amino-acid sequence is MGSICIYCMSLPFSPTSNHRRIRNYMGGFQKQYLTTQPTTMAVTTNAPIVRRSANYPPSLWSYEYLQSLTNNYVGEEYETRSLSLKEEVKMMISEDAAVQDPLSTLKFVDDLQRLGVSYHFEYKINSVLKILYHCYFDSQEKWNKSDLNLKALGFRLLRQHGYLIPQEIFEDIRDETGNIKAQLREDIVGMLNLYEASFLAVEDESILDEARELTRQCLKEMLEKNSIGNDQCLVMLISHALELPLLWRPQRFEAIWFIEAYKTRSDKNSLLLELAELDFNVLQGIHQEDLKYSSRWWNDLGWDKKFSFARDRLVESFMWAVGANYEPRHGVLRRNITKLISLVNVIDDVYDVYGTLDELKQFSSAVKRWDINAIEELPDYMKICFLGFYNTINEMAYSTLINQELLVLPIVKKAWADYCDANTVEAEWFNSGYIPTLEEYLKNSCITISLPVILSNIYFFTSSDITGEAMQNVVHCSSMILRLADDLGTSSAELQRGDIPKSIQCYMHETGATEENAREYIKKLIMQTWKKLNKERMSVNYPRSGIFIECATNLGRMGQFTYQHASDAFGSPDDWYKSHEISLLFDPKSQRIIT
- the LOC111916241 gene encoding R-linalool synthase QH1, chloroplastic isoform X2, which translates into the protein MGSICIYCMSLPFSPTSNHRRIRNYMGGFQKQYLTTQPTTMAVTTNAPIVRRSANYPPSLWSYEYLQSLTNNYVGEEYETRSLSLKEEVKMMISEDAAVQDPLSTLKFVDDLQRLGVSYHFEYKINSVLKILYHCYFDSQEKWNKSDLNLKALGFRLLRQHGYLIPQEIFEDIRDETGNIKAQLREDIVGMLNLYEASFLAVEDESILDEARELTRQCLKEMLEKNSIGNDQCLVMLISHALELPLLWRPQRFEAIWFIEAYKTRSDKNSLLLELAELDFNVLQGIHQEDLKYSSRWWNDLGWDKKFSFARDRLVESFMWAVGANYEPRHGVLRRNITKLISLVNVIDDVYDVYGTLDELKQFSSAVKRWDINAIEELPDYMKICFLGFYNTINEMAYSTLINQELLVLPIVKKAWADYCDANTVEAEWFNSGYIPTLEEYLKNSCITISLPVILSNIYFFTSSDITGEAMQNVVHCSSMILRLADDLGTSSAELQRGDIPKSIQCYMHETGATEENAREYIKKLIMQTWKKLNKERMSVNYPRSGIFIECATNLGRMGQFTYQHASDAFGSPDD